The following proteins come from a genomic window of Zetaproteobacteria bacterium:
- the lptB gene encoding LPS export ABC transporter ATP-binding protein — translation MVEETAGNRRRLEARALNKRFGRRTVVHDVTLHLEQSECVGLLGPNGAGKTTSFYMVCGLIPPDDGTITLDGRDITGLPMHRRARLGIGYLPQEASVFRTLTVRENLLAILETLELSPLEIEEELERLLVEFGIESVQHQKAYTLSGGQRRRTEIARALVTRPAFLLLDEPFAGVDPIAVEDIQGIIGELKQRGIGVLITDHNVRDTLSICDRAYLMADGAILLHGAPEEIIAHPDARRRYLGERFTMA, via the coding sequence ATGGTCGAGGAAACGGCCGGCAACCGCAGGCGGCTGGAGGCCCGCGCATTGAACAAACGGTTCGGCCGACGCACGGTGGTCCACGACGTCACCCTGCACCTGGAGCAGAGCGAATGTGTCGGACTGCTCGGCCCCAACGGCGCGGGCAAAACCACCTCCTTCTACATGGTCTGCGGCCTGATCCCGCCGGACGACGGCACCATCACCCTCGACGGCCGCGACATCACCGGCCTGCCGATGCACCGCCGCGCCCGACTGGGCATCGGCTATCTGCCGCAGGAGGCGAGCGTCTTCCGCACCCTGACCGTGCGTGAAAACCTGCTGGCCATCCTCGAAACCCTGGAACTGAGTCCGCTGGAGATCGAGGAGGAGCTGGAGCGGTTGTTGGTGGAGTTCGGCATCGAATCGGTCCAGCATCAGAAGGCCTACACCCTCTCCGGCGGCCAGCGCCGCCGGACCGAGATCGCCCGCGCGCTGGTCACCCGCCCCGCATTCCTGCTGCTCGACGAGCCCTTCGCCGGTGTCGATCCGATCGCCGTCGAAGATATCCAGGGGATCATCGGCGAGCTGAAGCAACGCGGCATCGGCGTATTGATCACCGACCACAACGTGCGCGACACCCTCTCGATCTGCGACCGGGCCTACCTGATGGCCGACGGAGCCATCCTGCTGCACGGCGCCCCCGAGGAGATCATCGCCCACCCCGACGCCCGCCGGCGCTACCTCGGCGAGCGTTTTACTATGGCATGA
- a CDS encoding UbiX family flavin prenyltransferase produces the protein MTGKAPRVTVAITGASGAGYALLLLKRLLTRGVTVHLMVSDAARVVLRQEADLDLPDQPEQACRLLRSHLDAAGVGELRLHPLDDWMAPPASGSAGITRMVVVPCSMGTLARIACGTAQTLIERAADVMLKERRRLILVPRETPLSAVHLEQMRNLDRMGVVILPAMPGFYHRPQSIDDLFAFVVDRIMDQLGLPCAEALRWGD, from the coding sequence ATGACCGGAAAAGCCCCACGCGTCACCGTCGCCATCACCGGCGCATCGGGCGCCGGCTACGCGCTGCTGCTGCTCAAGCGCCTGCTGACCCGGGGGGTTACGGTGCATCTGATGGTCTCCGACGCCGCCCGGGTAGTGCTGCGTCAGGAGGCGGATCTTGATCTGCCCGATCAGCCGGAGCAGGCCTGCCGGCTGCTGCGCAGCCATCTCGATGCGGCCGGTGTGGGGGAGTTGCGCCTCCATCCGCTCGACGACTGGATGGCGCCGCCCGCCTCCGGCTCGGCCGGCATCACGCGGATGGTGGTGGTGCCCTGCTCAATGGGCACGCTGGCCCGCATCGCCTGCGGCACCGCGCAGACCCTGATCGAGCGCGCCGCCGACGTGATGCTCAAGGAACGACGCCGATTGATCCTGGTCCCCCGCGAGACGCCGCTGTCGGCCGTCCACCTGGAGCAGATGCGCAACCTCGACCGCATGGGCGTCGTCATCCTGCCGGCGATGCCCGGCTTCTACCACCGCCCGCAGTCGATCGACGACCTCTTCGCTTTCGTCGTCGACCGGATCATGGATCAGTTGGGACTCCCCTGTGCGGAGGCACTCCGATGGGGCGATTGA